From the genome of Mycobacterium sp. 050128, one region includes:
- a CDS encoding enoyl-CoA hydratase-related protein encodes MTVTIERDGSIAILTLGDDENRFSPEWLDTVDSRLTDIENNAEALVTVGTGKFYSNGLDLDWLSANSTRADWYIDAVQGLLARLLTFPRPTVAAVNGHAFGAGAMLGIAHDYRVMRSDRGYYCFPEVDIKIPFTKGMAALVQAKLSPQTAVTAMTTGRRFTGPDAQAAGLVDDTASDGELVSAAVNRLQPLLGKDRGTLGAIKTTMYASVTAALRPVGD; translated from the coding sequence ATGACCGTGACGATTGAACGCGATGGGTCGATCGCCATTTTGACCTTGGGAGACGACGAAAACCGTTTCTCACCAGAATGGCTCGATACCGTCGACTCTCGCCTGACGGACATCGAGAACAACGCCGAGGCTCTGGTTACGGTGGGCACCGGCAAGTTCTACTCCAACGGTCTCGACCTCGATTGGCTGTCCGCGAACAGCACTCGCGCCGATTGGTACATCGACGCGGTGCAAGGTCTGCTTGCTCGCCTGCTTACCTTTCCGCGGCCCACGGTCGCAGCGGTCAACGGCCACGCCTTCGGCGCGGGCGCCATGTTGGGCATCGCCCACGACTACCGCGTGATGCGGTCGGACCGCGGCTACTACTGCTTTCCCGAAGTCGACATCAAGATCCCCTTCACCAAGGGCATGGCGGCACTGGTGCAAGCCAAACTGTCGCCGCAGACGGCGGTGACGGCCATGACGACCGGCCGCCGTTTTACCGGACCCGATGCACAGGCCGCCGGCCTCGTCGACGACACCGCCTCAGACGGGGAGTTGGTCAGTGCCGCGGTCAACCGGCTGCAGCCGCTACTCGGGAAAGACCGCGGCACCCTCGGAGCGATCAAAACGACGATGTACGCCTCGGTCACCGCGGCCCTGCGCCCGGTGGGCGACTAA
- a CDS encoding TetR/AcrR family transcriptional regulator produces the protein MLDLSQLMDMAERLAAESGPRAVTIRALSEATSISNGAIYHAFGSRAGLLGHVWLRAAKRYLSVQRTAVAQALSSGTSREPVVDAVVAAARCPATFFSQDPVSARFLLAVHRDDLFESGDLPAELADDLRRLDHELGGLLIELSERMWNRRDRCAVAAIRACVVELPTALVIRGQEPPDTAALQRLEVAVRAVLTLTPPIKASTKKKQGNTP, from the coding sequence GTGCTCGATCTGTCCCAGTTGATGGATATGGCCGAGCGGCTGGCCGCGGAATCCGGACCTCGTGCCGTCACCATTCGCGCTCTTTCGGAGGCAACGTCGATATCGAATGGGGCGATCTACCACGCATTTGGATCCCGCGCCGGGTTGCTGGGTCACGTATGGCTGCGTGCCGCGAAGCGATATCTCAGCGTCCAACGTACGGCGGTCGCGCAAGCACTGTCGTCCGGCACCTCGCGGGAGCCCGTTGTCGACGCGGTGGTCGCCGCCGCCCGATGTCCCGCGACCTTCTTCAGTCAGGACCCCGTCTCGGCCCGATTCCTGCTCGCGGTGCACCGCGACGACCTCTTCGAATCCGGTGACTTACCCGCCGAGTTGGCCGATGATTTGCGTCGGCTCGATCACGAGCTGGGCGGTTTGCTCATCGAGCTCAGCGAGCGCATGTGGAACAGACGCGACCGCTGCGCGGTGGCCGCCATTCGCGCCTGCGTCGTCGAATTGCCAACTGCGCTGGTGATTCGCGGCCAGGAGCCGCCCGACACCGCGGCGTTGCAACGACTCGAGGTCGCCGTGCGTGCGGTGCTGACGCTAACACCCCCGATCAAGGCATCCACCAAAAAGAAGCAAGGGAACACACCATGA
- a CDS encoding maleylpyruvate isomerase N-terminal domain-containing protein, with translation MNTILTKILGRHPVQAGFVRVLADIPGGPRLLRLANTPAQGAFIAFVEAMLAADPDAPTRCAGWTVHELTAHMAAGSAEIADLVALELSGAGSRPTRDFEEREAPYRALSPKQLRRRFFEEALKATVAVERLRQCTGRSVAFTGTVLDARALTLHVESELILHRWDIVGGDETSIRALSDVRIGVHAATTVAAMKPNVFPPRGGEYESLILRSAGASDITVTGGPVTKIELASADHLHPVVECHPAARTLLIWGRCPGPDLLTPVGDPKMVDAVITMLRPNPHRVTHHEHQEC, from the coding sequence GTGAACACAATCTTGACCAAAATTCTTGGGCGGCATCCGGTGCAAGCCGGTTTCGTTCGTGTGCTTGCCGACATTCCGGGCGGCCCCAGGCTGCTGCGGCTCGCCAACACCCCGGCGCAGGGGGCGTTCATCGCCTTCGTGGAGGCCATGCTCGCGGCCGACCCCGACGCACCCACGCGGTGTGCCGGATGGACCGTCCACGAGCTCACCGCGCATATGGCCGCGGGGTCTGCCGAAATCGCCGATCTGGTTGCGCTCGAGCTCTCCGGGGCTGGTTCCCGCCCCACCCGCGACTTCGAAGAGCGCGAGGCACCATACCGGGCACTTAGTCCAAAACAATTGCGTCGCAGGTTCTTTGAGGAAGCACTCAAGGCGACGGTTGCCGTGGAGCGGCTGCGGCAGTGCACCGGGCGCAGCGTGGCATTCACGGGTACTGTGCTGGACGCACGAGCGTTGACGCTGCACGTCGAAAGTGAATTGATACTGCACCGATGGGATATCGTCGGCGGCGACGAAACCAGCATCCGGGCACTGAGCGACGTACGTATCGGCGTCCATGCCGCGACGACGGTCGCCGCCATGAAGCCGAACGTGTTTCCTCCCCGCGGAGGCGAATACGAGTCGCTCATCCTGCGCTCAGCGGGTGCCTCCGACATCACCGTTACCGGTGGTCCGGTGACGAAAATCGAACTCGCCTCTGCCGACCATTTACATCCCGTCGTGGAATGTCACCCGGCGGCACGGACCCTATTGATTTGGGGACGCTGCCCGGGACCCGATCTACTGACTCCCGTCGGTGACCCGAAAATGGTCGACGCCGTCATCACGATGCTGCGGCCAAATCCGCACCGTGTGACCCACCACGAACACCAAGAATGTTGA
- a CDS encoding SDR family NAD(P)-dependent oxidoreductase, with translation MTALQGKVAFVTGASSGLGAETAKLLSRQGATVFGIARDSARLAEVFADVERGSYASVDVSSAQACKDAVEQCVREFGGLDVLINIAGKHQMRRTESMTDDDWTADLAVNLSGPFYLCRAALPALLERGGNIVNVASIAGVEGQAYSAGYCAAKHGLIGLTRALAVEYTADRLRVNAVCPGGMLTPQLEQFTAPENPNYDLIMRTASPRGMMQPLDVANVVAFLASDAAVAIHGAVYRVDNGKGAG, from the coding sequence ATGACGGCATTGCAGGGCAAGGTCGCGTTCGTGACGGGCGCGTCGTCGGGCCTGGGCGCCGAAACGGCCAAGCTGCTTTCCCGGCAGGGCGCAACGGTTTTCGGCATAGCCCGGGATAGCGCACGCCTGGCCGAGGTCTTCGCCGACGTCGAGCGGGGTTCCTACGCTTCGGTGGACGTCAGCTCGGCGCAGGCGTGCAAGGACGCCGTCGAGCAGTGCGTCCGCGAGTTCGGCGGTCTCGACGTCCTGATCAACATCGCCGGCAAGCACCAGATGCGCCGAACCGAATCGATGACGGACGACGACTGGACAGCGGATCTCGCCGTCAATCTGAGCGGCCCGTTCTACCTGTGCCGGGCCGCGCTGCCTGCGCTGCTGGAACGGGGCGGCAACATCGTCAACGTCGCCTCCATCGCCGGTGTCGAAGGGCAGGCCTATTCGGCCGGCTACTGCGCGGCCAAGCATGGACTCATCGGGCTGACCCGAGCATTGGCGGTGGAGTACACCGCGGACCGCTTGCGCGTCAACGCGGTATGCCCGGGCGGCATGCTCACACCGCAACTGGAACAGTTCACCGCGCCGGAGAATCCGAACTACGACCTGATCATGCGAACGGCCTCGCCACGCGGCATGATGCAGCCCCTCGATGTCGCGAATGTGGTCGCGTTCCTGGCCAGCGACGCCGCGGTGGCCATCCACGGCGCGGTCTATCGGGTCGACAATGGCAAGGGTGCCGGGTAG
- a CDS encoding MFS transporter produces MSPGAQTKTITTHVPARLDRLPWSRFHWRVVVGLGGVWILDGLEVTMVGNVSARLTEKGSGIELNPAQIGYAAAIYITGACLGALFFGHLTDRFGRRNLFILTLAVYLVATVATAFAFAPWYFFIARFFTGAGIGGEYAAINSAIDELIPARVRGRVDLIINGTYWLGSAAGAAGALVLLDTSNFPANVGWRLAFGIGAIFGIFVLLVRRNIPESPRWLFIHGRDEEAEQIVGEIEQDVQRETGQPLPEPDGEPLRIRQRHAISFMEIARVAFKLYPKRAVLGLALFIGQAFLYNGVTFNLGTLLSAFYGIPSGEVPVFFIFWAMSNFLGPLVLGRLFDTIGRKPMITGTYIGSAVIAVILAVLFVDQVGGVWTFIAVLAAAFFLASAGASAAYLTVSEIFPMETRALAIAFFYAVGTAIGGITGPVLFGELINSGDRGQVLWSFLIGAIVMAIAGLVELWLGIAAEQRALEDLALPLTVADAEHQ; encoded by the coding sequence ATGAGCCCAGGCGCGCAAACGAAAACGATCACGACGCATGTTCCGGCGCGGCTGGACCGGCTGCCGTGGTCGAGATTTCACTGGCGCGTCGTGGTGGGGCTGGGCGGGGTATGGATCCTCGATGGGCTCGAGGTCACCATGGTCGGCAACGTCTCGGCCCGGCTCACCGAGAAGGGCAGCGGCATCGAGCTCAACCCGGCGCAGATCGGCTACGCGGCGGCGATCTACATCACCGGGGCATGCTTGGGCGCCTTGTTCTTCGGTCACCTGACCGACCGGTTCGGACGGCGCAATCTGTTCATTCTGACCCTGGCGGTCTACCTCGTCGCCACCGTCGCGACCGCATTCGCCTTCGCGCCGTGGTATTTCTTCATCGCCCGCTTTTTCACCGGCGCCGGCATAGGCGGCGAATACGCGGCGATCAACTCGGCGATCGACGAGTTGATTCCGGCCCGGGTGCGCGGCCGGGTCGACCTGATCATCAACGGCACCTACTGGTTGGGTTCAGCCGCCGGAGCCGCCGGCGCATTGGTCCTGCTGGACACGTCGAACTTCCCCGCGAACGTCGGTTGGCGGCTTGCCTTCGGCATCGGAGCCATCTTCGGCATCTTCGTCCTGCTGGTCCGGCGCAATATTCCGGAAAGCCCGCGCTGGCTGTTCATTCACGGGCGCGACGAGGAAGCCGAGCAGATCGTCGGCGAGATCGAACAAGACGTGCAGCGCGAAACCGGACAGCCGCTGCCCGAGCCGGACGGCGAGCCGCTGAGAATTCGTCAGCGCCATGCGATTTCGTTCATGGAGATCGCCCGGGTGGCGTTCAAGCTCTATCCCAAGCGCGCGGTCCTGGGGCTGGCGCTGTTCATCGGCCAAGCGTTCCTGTACAACGGCGTCACGTTCAATCTGGGCACGCTGTTGAGCGCGTTCTACGGCATTCCATCCGGAGAAGTGCCGGTGTTCTTCATCTTCTGGGCGATGAGCAATTTCCTTGGCCCGTTGGTTCTCGGGCGGCTGTTCGACACCATCGGCCGCAAACCGATGATCACCGGCACCTACATCGGCTCCGCGGTGATCGCGGTTATCCTCGCAGTGTTATTCGTGGATCAGGTCGGCGGTGTGTGGACCTTCATCGCCGTGCTGGCGGCGGCGTTCTTCCTGGCGTCCGCGGGCGCCAGCGCGGCCTACCTGACCGTCAGCGAGATCTTCCCGATGGAGACCCGGGCGCTGGCGATCGCGTTCTTCTACGCGGTGGGCACCGCGATCGGCGGCATCACCGGCCCCGTGCTGTTCGGTGAGCTGATCAACTCGGGCGATCGGGGCCAGGTGCTGTGGTCGTTCCTGATCGGGGCGATCGTGATGGCGATCGCGGGCCTGGTCGAGCTGTGGCTCGGGATCGCCGCCGAGCAACGCGCCCTGGAAGACCTGGCGTTGCCGTTGACAGTGGCCGACGCCGAGCACCAATAA
- a CDS encoding biliverdin-producing heme oxygenase — translation MPVNVAETGRPLSVAMKEGSAEEHARAEQSPFVTELLAGRVNNHGYADYLLRLRVVYAALEDAVRSRRDDPMVAAVYDPLLERLPAIEEDLKHWKPNGGSEIQSPAAQAYRDRIETASWGGALVAHHYTRYLGDLSGGQAIGRILDRTFSLGGAGLAMYRFPVRPKPFKERYRARLDALRLGPDAVRRAVDEVKIAFGLNQAVFDELSDNLPVYQQ, via the coding sequence ATGCCGGTGAACGTCGCTGAGACGGGCCGGCCGCTTTCCGTCGCGATGAAGGAAGGCTCGGCCGAAGAGCACGCCCGGGCGGAGCAGTCGCCGTTCGTGACCGAGTTGCTGGCGGGACGGGTCAACAATCACGGCTACGCCGATTACCTGCTTCGGCTGCGTGTGGTTTATGCCGCCTTGGAGGATGCCGTCCGCAGCCGTCGCGACGATCCGATGGTGGCCGCGGTGTACGACCCCTTGTTGGAGCGCCTGCCGGCCATCGAGGAAGACCTCAAACACTGGAAACCCAACGGCGGCAGCGAGATCCAGTCACCCGCCGCGCAGGCCTACCGCGACCGTATCGAGACGGCCTCGTGGGGCGGAGCGCTGGTGGCCCACCACTACACCCGCTATCTCGGGGACCTCTCCGGCGGCCAGGCCATCGGCAGAATTCTCGACCGCACGTTCTCGCTCGGGGGTGCCGGGTTGGCAATGTACCGATTCCCGGTGCGGCCCAAGCCTTTCAAAGAACGCTATCGGGCTCGCCTCGATGCGCTGCGTCTCGGTCCCGACGCCGTTCGTCGTGCAGTCGACGAGGTCAAGATCGCGTTCGGCCTCAATCAGGCGGTGTTCGACGAATTGTCGGACAACCTGCCGGTCTACCAGCAGTAG
- a CDS encoding SDR family NAD(P)-dependent oxidoreductase has product MGLLDHKTAVVTGANSGIGLATAERFIAEGVHRVFITGRRQTELDSAAMQLGPRAVAVCGDVGRPEDLDRLYATVEEAGKGLDIVVANAGATRVSRLGEISDDDLDTLLTTNVKGVVYTVQKALPLLNDNASIILTGSTTADRGRPGLSIYAATKAAVRSFARTWASELAYRNIRVNVVVAGSTATPGSDALAAQTDPNASIEEFRAGRVASIPLGRFADPVEIAHAAVFLASDLSSFTTGSTLTADGGFNQV; this is encoded by the coding sequence ATGGGACTGCTCGACCACAAGACCGCTGTCGTTACCGGTGCCAACTCGGGTATCGGCCTAGCCACCGCCGAGCGCTTCATAGCCGAAGGTGTGCACCGAGTGTTCATCACGGGTCGGCGCCAAACCGAATTAGACTCCGCGGCAATGCAACTGGGCCCTCGCGCAGTCGCCGTGTGCGGCGACGTCGGGAGGCCCGAGGACCTCGACCGCCTCTACGCCACGGTCGAGGAGGCCGGCAAGGGTCTGGACATCGTCGTGGCCAACGCCGGCGCCACCAGGGTCTCCCGCCTGGGTGAGATCAGCGATGACGATCTCGACACGCTGTTGACGACGAACGTCAAAGGCGTCGTTTACACGGTCCAAAAGGCGCTGCCGCTACTCAACGACAACGCTTCGATCATTTTGACCGGGTCCACCACCGCCGACCGCGGCCGCCCCGGGCTCAGCATCTACGCCGCCACCAAAGCAGCCGTACGGTCGTTTGCCCGCACCTGGGCCAGCGAACTCGCTTACCGCAACATTCGGGTCAATGTCGTCGTCGCCGGCTCCACCGCTACCCCGGGAAGCGACGCGCTGGCGGCTCAAACCGACCCCAACGCGTCGATCGAAGAGTTTCGCGCGGGTCGTGTCGCATCGATCCCGTTGGGACGCTTCGCCGACCCCGTCGAAATCGCCCACGCCGCGGTGTTTCTCGCCAGCGATCTGTCGAGCTTTACCACCGGGTCGACGCTCACCGCGGACGGCGGATTCAACCAAGTCTGA
- a CDS encoding tetratricopeptide repeat protein has protein sequence MTVPRGDVDPYYDLGSYHRAVDTPSPDAQVWFNRGMVWAYAFNHEEAVRCFDQALALDPDLAVARWGVAYSVGPNYNKAWDAFDPVDLAASLARAREELHLAAAGRATATERGLIDALAARFPTLDIADSAALADGNATYAESMSRLASAYPDDIDVAALAADALVNVTAWALWDTRTGDPAPGSRVVEAKHILQAALTTPAGRAHPGILHFYLHTMELSAHPEEALPAADLLRGLAPDAGHLEHMPTHIDVLCGDYRNAVVSNLSAVRADRKFLERQGALNFYSAYRAHNLHFVVYAAMFSGQSAVALEAADEIAGQLTPEVLSIESPPMADWLEAFVPLRVHVLIRFGRWEDLITEPLPADQDLYCTTAATVYYGRGVAYAATGQLSQADSAREAFTDVYARIPASRYLFNNTSRDILAVAEAMLDGEIAYRKRQFDSAFMHLRHAVELDDALPYDEPWGWMQPTRHALGALLLEQGHVKEAADVYAADLGLDPSVRRCCQHPGNVWSLHGYHECLRRLGRFAEATIIEQQLTLARAHADVPITASCACRAGS, from the coding sequence GTGACGGTCCCGCGCGGCGACGTCGATCCGTACTACGACCTCGGCTCCTACCACCGGGCCGTCGATACGCCCTCGCCGGATGCCCAGGTGTGGTTCAACCGCGGCATGGTGTGGGCCTATGCGTTCAACCATGAAGAGGCAGTGCGATGCTTCGACCAGGCGCTCGCCTTGGACCCGGACCTTGCGGTCGCGCGATGGGGCGTCGCGTACTCGGTCGGCCCGAATTACAACAAGGCATGGGACGCATTCGATCCCGTCGATCTGGCAGCGTCGCTGGCCCGGGCTCGCGAGGAGCTCCACCTCGCCGCCGCGGGCCGTGCCACGGCCACCGAGCGCGGCCTGATCGACGCCCTGGCCGCTCGCTTTCCGACCCTCGACATCGCGGACTCCGCTGCGCTGGCCGACGGAAACGCGACGTATGCGGAGTCGATGTCGAGGTTGGCGTCGGCCTACCCGGACGACATCGATGTCGCGGCTCTGGCGGCCGATGCGCTGGTCAATGTGACGGCCTGGGCACTATGGGACACCCGCACCGGTGACCCGGCGCCAGGATCCCGGGTGGTGGAGGCCAAGCACATTCTTCAGGCCGCCCTGACGACCCCTGCCGGTCGTGCCCATCCGGGCATCCTGCACTTCTACCTGCACACGATGGAGTTGTCCGCCCATCCCGAGGAGGCGCTGCCCGCGGCCGATCTGCTGCGTGGGCTGGCACCCGACGCCGGTCACCTCGAACACATGCCCACCCATATCGATGTGCTGTGCGGCGACTACCGCAACGCGGTGGTGTCAAACCTTTCGGCAGTGCGCGCGGATCGCAAATTCCTCGAACGCCAAGGCGCACTGAACTTTTACTCGGCCTACCGTGCCCACAACCTGCACTTCGTGGTGTACGCGGCGATGTTCTCGGGGCAGTCGGCCGTCGCACTGGAGGCCGCCGACGAGATCGCCGGGCAGCTCACCCCGGAGGTGCTGTCGATCGAGTCACCCCCAATGGCCGACTGGCTGGAAGCCTTTGTGCCGCTTCGGGTGCACGTCTTGATCCGGTTCGGCCGTTGGGAGGACTTGATAACCGAACCACTGCCCGCAGACCAGGATTTGTACTGCACCACGGCGGCCACCGTGTACTACGGCCGCGGCGTTGCCTATGCGGCCACCGGCCAACTGTCCCAGGCAGATTCCGCGCGGGAAGCCTTTACCGATGTCTATGCCCGCATCCCCGCATCGCGGTATCTGTTCAACAACACCAGTCGTGACATTCTCGCGGTCGCCGAAGCGATGCTCGACGGTGAAATCGCTTACCGGAAGCGGCAATTCGATTCGGCTTTCATGCACCTGCGCCACGCGGTGGAACTCGACGACGCCCTGCCCTACGACGAACCATGGGGCTGGATGCAGCCGACCCGTCACGCCCTCGGTGCACTGCTGCTCGAGCAGGGTCACGTGAAAGAAGCGGCCGACGTGTACGCGGCCGATCTGGGTCTGGATCCGTCCGTGCGCCGATGCTGCCAACATCCGGGCAATGTGTGGAGCCTGCACGGGTACCACGAGTGTCTGCGACGTCTTGGTCGCTTCGCCGAAGCGACGATCATCGAGCAGCAACTGACCCTGGCGCGCGCCCACGCCGACGTCCCGATCACCGCGTCCTGTGCCTGCAGGGCCG
- a CDS encoding GGDEF domain-containing protein translates to MERLLQAVQDLSLARSQADIQLLVSSSARELTSCDGATLVLRDNGKCFYAEENAIGPLWKGLRFPMTSCISGWAMLNQDAAIIPDIYLDSRIPHDLYRPTFVKSLVMVPIRRRDPIGAIGNYWADEHQPTEHEVRLLQALADSTSIAMENIQVYSELEQRVRDRTAALEQANEEIRQLSVTDEMTGLTNRRGFYLLAAQKLRGAHFLGHDSVVAFLDVDGLKRVNDEHGHEVGDMLIKDVAYVLGETLCESDILARLGGDEFCIMVTENASGTSTLRERVARAFRAFNETSDRPYRLSASIGLVRASADGPTTTVDELLTQADELMYEEKKSNANSRGWAGEV, encoded by the coding sequence ATGGAGCGCCTGTTGCAGGCCGTCCAGGACCTCTCCTTGGCTCGCAGCCAGGCCGACATCCAGCTGCTCGTCTCGTCATCGGCGCGCGAACTCACCAGCTGTGACGGCGCCACATTGGTGCTGCGCGATAACGGCAAGTGCTTTTACGCCGAAGAGAACGCGATCGGCCCGCTGTGGAAGGGTCTGCGCTTTCCGATGACGTCGTGCATCAGCGGGTGGGCGATGCTCAACCAGGATGCGGCGATCATCCCGGACATCTATCTCGATTCGCGTATCCCGCACGACCTGTACCGCCCGACGTTCGTCAAGAGCCTGGTGATGGTTCCGATCCGCAGGCGCGACCCGATCGGCGCGATCGGTAATTACTGGGCCGACGAACATCAGCCGACCGAGCACGAGGTCCGCTTACTGCAGGCCCTGGCCGATTCGACCTCGATCGCCATGGAGAACATCCAGGTCTACTCCGAATTGGAACAGCGGGTTCGCGACCGCACCGCCGCGCTCGAGCAGGCCAACGAAGAGATCCGCCAGCTCTCGGTGACCGACGAAATGACCGGGCTCACCAACCGTCGCGGTTTCTACCTGTTGGCAGCGCAAAAGCTCCGCGGGGCGCACTTCCTCGGCCACGACAGCGTGGTCGCTTTCCTCGACGTCGACGGTCTCAAACGAGTCAACGACGAACACGGCCACGAGGTGGGCGACATGCTGATCAAAGATGTCGCCTACGTGCTGGGCGAGACACTGTGCGAGTCCGACATCCTCGCCCGCTTGGGCGGTGACGAGTTCTGCATCATGGTGACCGAAAACGCAAGCGGCACCTCGACGCTGCGGGAGCGGGTGGCCCGGGCATTTCGGGCCTTCAACGAGACCAGCGATCGGCCCTATCGTCTTTCGGCCAGCATCGGTCTGGTGCGCGCGTCCGCTGACGGGCCCACCACCACCGTGGACGAGCTGCTCACCCAAGCCGACGAGTTGATGTACGAGGAAAAGAAGTCCAACGCGAACTCGCGCGGGTGGGCCGGCGAGGTCTGA